A window of Trichomycterus rosablanca isolate fTriRos1 chromosome 5, fTriRos1.hap1, whole genome shotgun sequence contains these coding sequences:
- the zmiz1a gene encoding zinc finger MIZ domain-containing protein 1a: MQPPMNSMKPSLSHGDGSFPYDSVPWQQNANQAPGSLSVVTTVWGVTNTSQSQVLGNPMANTNNPMNPGGNGIGSGMSANNPGLNSPQFPGQQQQFSAKGGSNQAYMQQGMYGRGGHPGAGGFSGSYPGGPNAPGGLGMPPHTRPTSDFTQPAAAAAAAAVAAAAATATATATATVAALQETNKDMNQYGQMCSSFQMGPTQGYGNQFVNQPGPRGPPGIAGGMNSAGMGPGMNSSSMSGPHMGMNQPRAPGIGPFGGHGQRMPQQGYPGPRPQSMPMQGTKRPYPGEPNYGGQQFGPNGQFPNQQGQYPNPSASRPLPSPNYPGQRMPGQQGTGQYPPSGVPINQYYKQEPFNGQNNNFSGGSYSYNQGSGPPRQVVNYPHSPVPGNPTPPMTPGSSIPPYLSPNQDVKPPFPPDMKPNMTPLPPPPTNPNEELRLTFPVRDGVVLEPFRLEHNLAVSNHVFHLRPSVHQTLMWRSDLELQFKCYHHEDRQMNTNWPASVQVSVNATPLTIERGDNKTSHKPLHLKHVCQPGRNTIQITVTACCCSHLFVLQLVHRPSVRSVLQGLLKKRLLPAEHCITKIKRNFNSVAASSGNATLNGEDGVEQTAIKVSLKCPVTFRRIQLPARGHDCKHVQCFDLESYLQLNCERGTWRCPVCSKTALLEGLEVDQYMWGILNTIQNLEFEEVTIDPTCSWRPVPIKSDPHIKEDPDGPLAKRFKTMSPSQMIMPNVIDMIAQLGPGPSPYTSLPPQHGGNNTEYPSQGNSYQAHGNFDFPHGNSGGGAPMNDFMHGPQLSHPPDVPNSLMGPDKPLSHGMPDSMPHPVSGEQPHASMPPGMHVSPHPNSQSGQPLHHSGPPSGPPPRQGPPPQQQPGPNSHTHHDMTFNPGPDGQVGGQGGADMPEPSLDLLPELANPDELLSYLDPPDLPSNSNDDLLSLFENN; this comes from the exons ATGCAGCCACCCATGAACTCCATGAAGCCCTCGCTCTCCCACGG TGATGGGTCCTTTCCGTACGACTCTGTTCCATGGCAGCAAAATGCTAACCAGGCCCCGGGATCACTGTCAGTGGTGACGACTGTATGGGGGGTGACGAATACCTCACAAAGTCAG GTATTGGGCAACCCCATGGCCAACACCAACAATCCGATGAACCCCGGAGGCAATGGAATCGGGTCTGGCATGTCAGCCAACAACCCAGGGCTCAACTCGCCGCAGTTCCCCGGCCAACAGCAGCAGTTCTCAGCCAAAGGTGGCTCCAACCAGGCCTACATGCAGCAGGGCATGTACGGACGAGGGGGGCATCCCGGAGCCGGAGGATTCAGCGGGAG tTACCCGGGTGGTCCGAATGCACCGGGTGGGTTGGGCATGCCCCCTCACACTCGCCCTACGTCCGATTTCACCCAGCCTGCTGCTGCTGCCGCCGCTGCTGCCGTTGCCGCCGCCGCTGCCACGGCAACGGCTACTGCCACAGCAACTGTGGCCGCCTTGCAGGAGACCAACAAGGACATGAACCAGTATGGACAG ATGTGCTCATCATTTCAGATGGGCCCCACACAGGGCTACGGCAACCAGTTTGTGAATCAACCAGGACCCCGGGGGCCGCCGGGCATAGCGGGAGGCATGAACTCAGCCGGCATGGGCCCTGGAATGAACAGCTCCAGTATGAGCGGCCCTCATATGGGCATGAATCAGCCACGGGCACCAGGAATAGGGCCGTTTGGGGGGCATGGTCAGAGAATGCCACAGCAAGGATACCCAGGACCCAGACCTCAGTCCATGCCAATGCAGGGCACCAAAAGGCCCTATCCTGGAGAG CCTAACTATGGTGGCCAGCAGTTTGGACCTAATGGCCAGTTTCCCAACCAGCAAGGACAGTATCCGAACCCCAGTGCTTCCAGACCACTGCCTTCCCCAAACTACCCCGGTCAGAGGATGCCAGGCCAGCAGGGTACAGGCCAGTATCCACCTTCAGGAGTGCCCATAAATCAATATTACAAG CAGGAGCCGTTTAACGGCCAGAATAATAATTTCTCTGGAGGGAGTTACAGCTACAATCAGGGCAGTGGG CCTCCTCGACAAGTTGTAAACTATCCTCACTCACCTGTTCCTGGGAATCCCACACCGCCCATGACTCCAGGAAGCAGTATCCCTCCATACCTGTCCCCCAACCAGGACGTTAAGCCTCCGTTTCCTCCTGATATGAAACCGAACATGACGCCTCTGCCACCACCTCCGA CTAACCCTAATGAGGAGCTGCGGCTGACGTTTCCTGTACGTGACGGCGTGGTGCTCGAGCCTTTCAGACTGGAGCACAATCTGGCTGTCAGCAATCACGTCTTCCACCTACGGCCCTCTGTTCACCAGACGCTCATGTGGAG GTCTGATTTAGAGCTGCAGTTTAAGTGCTATCACCATGAGGACCGGCAGATGAACACTAACTGGCCAGCATCGGTACAGGTCAGCGTCAACGCGACTCCACTCACCATCGAGAGAGGAGACAACAAGACTTCCCACAAACCCTTGCACCTGAAGCATGTGTGCCAACCAGGCAGAAATACAATCCAGATTACGGTCACGGCATGCTGCTGT TCCCACTTGTTCGTGCTGCAGCTGGTACACCGGCCGTCGGTGAGATCCGTCCTGCAAGGCCTGCTAAAGAAAAGGCTTCTGCCTGCAGAACACTGCATTACTAAAA TAAAGAGGAACTTCAACAGTGTAGCAGCGTCCTCGGGGAACGCCACACTGAACGGAGAGGATGGTGTAGAGCAGACTGCCATTAAAGTGTCTCTCAAGTGTCCAGTAACGTTCCGGCGGATACAGCTTCCTGCCCGGGGACATGACTGCAAGCATGTACAG TGTTTTGACTTGGAATCGTACCTGCAGCTGAACTGTGAAAGGGGAACATGGAGGTGTCCTGTATGCAG TAAAACTGCATTACTGGAGGGTCTGGAAGTGGACCAGTACATGTGGGGAATTCTCAATACCATCCAAAA tttggAGTTTGAGGAGGTCACTATTGACCCGACATGTAGTTGGCGGCCGGTACCTATAAAGTCTGACCCACACATAAAGGAAGATCCAGACGGACCTCTGGCCAAGCGCTTTAAGACAATGAGTCCCAGTCAAATGATCATGCCTAATGTGATAGATATGATCGCTCAGCTGGGGCCAGGACCCTCGCCCTACACCTCCCTTCCACCTCAGCATGGAGGGAACAACACAGAGTACCCAAGCCAAG GCAACAGTTACCAGGCTCATGGAAATTTCGACTTTCCTCACGGTAACTCTGGTGGAGGAGCTCCAATGAATGACTTCATGCACGGGCCGCAGCTCTCCCACCCTCCGGACGTACCCAATAGCCTAATGGGTCCAGATAAACCCCTCAGTCACGGCATGCCGGACTCG ATGCCTCATCCTGTAAGCGGTGAGCAGCCTCATGCTTCCATGCCACCTGGTATGCATGTATCACCGCACCCCAACAGCCAATCGGGTCAGCCGTTACATCACAGTGGCCCTCCATCTGGTCCGCCCCCACGCCAAGGCCCACCACCTCAACAGCAGCCTGGCCCTAACAGCCACACACACCACGACATGACTTTTAATCCCGGTCCTGATGGTCAAGTGGGTGGCCAGGGAGGAGCAGATATGCCAGAGCCATCACTGGAT CTGCTGCCTGAGCTGGCCAACCCAGACGAATTACTGTCCTATCTGGATCCTCCTGACCTTCCGAGCAACAGCAACGACGACCTGCTCTCTCTCTTTGAAAACAACTGA